In the Salarias fasciatus chromosome 13, fSalaFa1.1, whole genome shotgun sequence genome, one interval contains:
- the arhgef33 gene encoding rho guanine nucleotide exchange factor 33, which yields MDLLPPVTRFHLWDEDIYNMQQTKNGTEQDYLSMEHSRTDMEDKTEGMSEDNEGNAEESSVEIAQLQGLVAELREGLQEALRELCELRRRDQGLEERLQAHQTDVDDKIMGLKNSLNTFKEELNVALFHIKDVSIRQREVRKTIDLLQSESKEAVSVPHSSRKSSRADVLAAPGDEHICVSNQSELSVIQHFFSSLPHGGSPQRSNTSTQTSMSEPEQKGCSPKPPPWGEMRVSPDEAETPNSPTESKRQRAALELLESERVYVSHLSLLLKANISFNGSETFSSKDKRPFPSSLRFLIQQHLDLLHTLQERVLKCHWQGIMGDVFMRLTSKESDFLDFYLSYLRELPDCLSVVNMLTSMRPSALVESDILGDETKPSLHTLLLQPVQRIPEYLLLLQGLLRHTDADHPDYYLLLVCIQQFRSFTTQYHQLLQHNQELLLLNRKEVKRSTMKHLLKSVESGIQTSSLGSPYPCSGAALEHANQVKRRKQCLLEQIQSHRFQDWDPDLDPETHRYGAEWTAQLPFFSPDPDSRNHKATGLGSIPEAETPEASLSCQHHLPIRPPEFRHVQPGSALADALGEFLLPPDPPGMESLYEEDGGSLHDVSMFDRCSTGSSDSSIDIAFVKCPRAPSAPHHGTSAGVTHDALGNGGRGNGYSKLSGRGCASPDEAVMMRRGQHRPLQASQRKSKSLNGLQMENTVSSLDSGPLSDQLQRVGLGSHAKLERQGSKGSRGSSTPSRKVQSPPGGRADAEKTTPELHGMLGVDSGIQSWGDESKWRSGAEENNHSQFSERSRKDKGGFRSSFKKLFKKKSSDEKKEKGGEKTPEHQCNGEQEKIPKLVQLDINRGTAV from the exons ATGGATTTACTGCCTCCAGTTACCAGATTTCACCTCTGGGATGAAGACATCTACAACATGCAGCAAACAAAg AACGGGACGGAGCAGGACTACCTGAGCATGGAGCACAGCAGAACCGACATGGAGGACAAGACGGAGGGCATGTCCGAAG ataATGAAGGAAATGCGGAGGAATCCAGTGTGGAGATCGCTCAG ctGCAGGGCCTGGTGGCGGAGCTGCGCGAGGGGCTCCAGGAGGCCCTGAGGGAGCTGTGCGAGCTGCGCCGCAGGGACCAGGGCCTGGAGGAGCGGCTCCAGGCCCACCAGACTGACGTAGATGATAAGATAATGGGCCTCAAGAACTCCCTCAACACATTCAAG gaggagctgaacgTGGCCTTGTTCCACATCAAGGACGTGTCGATCAGGCAGAGAGAGGTGAGGAAGACCATCgacctgctgcagtcagaaagCAAGGAGGCCGTCTCCGTCCCTCACAG cagcaggaagagctcCAGGGCCGACGTGCTGGCAGCGCCGGGGGACGAACACATCTGTGTGTCCAACCAGTCCGAGCTCAGCGTCATCCAGCACTTCTTCTCCAGTCTGCCCCACGGCGGCTCGCCTCAGAGGAGCAACACGTCAACGcaga CCTCCATGTCTGAGCCGGAGCAGAAGGGCTGTTCTCCCAAACCTCCGCCGTGGGGGGAGATGAGGGTCAGCCCAGACGAGGCCGAGACCCCCAACAGTCCCACAGAga GTAAAAGACAGAGAGCggcgctggagctgctggagtcgGAGAGAGTTTacgtctctcacctgtctctcttaCTGAAGGCCAACATCTCCTTCAACGGGTCAGAAACCTTCTCGTCCAAGGACAAACG GCCTTTCCCCAGCTCTCTGAGGTTTCTGATCcagcagcatctggacctgCTGCACACTCTGCAGGAGCGCGTGCTCAAGTGCCACtggcaaggcatcatgggagatgTGTTCATGAGGCTCACCAGCAAAGAG AGTGATTTCTTGGACTTTTACTTGTCTTACCTGAGGGAGCTTCCAGACTGTTTGTCAGTGGTCAACATGCTGACGTCCATGAGGCCTTCAGCTCTGGTGGAG agcgaCATCCTGGGGGACGAGACCAAACCGTCTCTACacaccctgctcctccagccggtTCAGAGGATCCCCGAGtacctgctgctgctacag gggctGCTGAGGCACACGGACGCAGACCACCCAGACTACTACCTGCTGCTGGTTTGCATCCAGCAGTTCAGGTCCTTCACCACTCAGTaccaccagctcctccagcacaaccaggagctcctgctgctcaACCGCAAGGAGGTCAAGAG gTCCACCATGAAGCACCTGCTGAAGAGCGTGGAAagcgggattcaaaccagcagccTGGGCTCGCCGTACCCCTGCAGCGGCGCCGCGCT CGAACACGCCAACCAGGTGAAGCGCCGGAAGCAGTGTCTTCTGGAGCAGATCCAGTCCCACCGGTTCCAGGACTGGGATCCGGATCTGGATCCCGAGACTCACCGTTACGGCGCAGAGTGGACCGCACAGCTCCCGTTCTTCAGCCCCGACCCGGACTCACGGAACCACAAAGCAACAG gcCTCGGCAGCATCCCGGAGGCTGAGACGCCGGAGGCCTCCCTGTCCTGCCAGCACCACCTTCCCATCAGGCCCCCCGAGTTCCGTCACGTCCAGCCGGGCTCGGCTCTGGCCGACGCCCTGGGGGAGTTCCTCCTCCCGCCGGACCCCCCGGGGATGGAGAGCCTCTACGAGGAGGACGGCGGCTCGCTCCACGACGTGTCCATGTTCGACCGctgctccaccggctcctcggACTCCTCCATCGACATCGCCTTCGTGAAGTGCCCCAGAGCCCCGTCGGCGCCGCATCACGGGACCAGCGCCGGCGTGACGCACGACGCGCTCGGGAACGGCGGCAGAGGGAACGGCTACAGCAAGCTGTCCGGCCGAGGCTGCGCGTCTCCCGACGAGGCGGTGATGATGAGACGCGGCCAgcaccgccccctgcaggccagccAGCGCAAGAGCAAG TCCCTGAACGGCCTCCAGATGGAGAACACCGTCAGCAGCCTGGACAGCGGGCCTCTGTCCGACCAGCTCCAGAGGGTGGGGCTGGGCAGCCACGCCAAGCTGGAGCGGCAGGGCAGCAAGGGCAGCAGGGGGTCGTCCACCCCGTCCCGGAAGGTGCAGAGCCCCCCGGGGGGCAGGGCGGACGCCGAGAAGACGACCCCGGAGCTGCACGGGATGCTGGGCGTG GACTCCGGGATCCAGTCGTGGGGGGACGAGTCCAAGTGGAGGAGCGGCGCAGAGGAGAACAACCACTCGCAGTTCAGTGAGAGGAGTCGCAAGGACAAGGGCGGCTTCAGGAGCTCCTTCAAGAAGCTCTTCAAGAAAAA GAGCAGCGatgaaaagaaggagaaaggagGCGAGAAGACGCCAGAACATCAGTGTAACGGCGAACAGGAGAAAATCCCCAAACTGGTTCAGCTGGACATAAACCGAGGCACCGCGGTCTGA